In Caproiciproducens sp. NJN-50, the following are encoded in one genomic region:
- the hemW gene encoding radical SAM family heme chaperone HemW, giving the protein MSDIGLYVHVPFCDGKCPYCDFYSIRGTEEWMNEYTDRIIQDIKYESERTGRKADTLYFGGGTPSLLGARRIIRILEAARRGFGLERAEITAEANPGDDLSGFFREIRAAGVNRLSLGLQSADDGELRLLGRRHTAEQAEKCIAEARSAGFENLSLDLMLAVQGQTEKSLRASAEFCARAGASHVSAYLLKVEPGTAYFKNRESLRLPDEDGAASLYLSACEELERHGFRQYEISNFAKNGFQSRHNLKYWRDEEYLGFGPAAHSFLDGRRYSNRRSIGAFLRGEPAASEGDGGGFEEFAMLALRLAEGLTDARCLKRFGHPVPERMKSAAKRYEAAGLTVCTEDGFRFTPRGFLVSNALTAGILYAPQGKGTGRPG; this is encoded by the coding sequence ATGAGTGACATCGGATTATATGTTCATGTTCCGTTCTGCGACGGCAAGTGCCCTTACTGCGACTTCTACTCCATCCGGGGCACCGAAGAGTGGATGAATGAATATACTGATCGTATTATACAAGATATAAAATACGAATCGGAACGAACGGGCCGGAAGGCGGACACGCTCTATTTCGGCGGCGGAACGCCAAGCCTGCTCGGCGCGAGGCGGATCATCCGGATTCTGGAGGCCGCGCGGCGGGGGTTCGGGCTGGAACGGGCAGAAATCACCGCGGAGGCAAATCCCGGGGACGATCTGTCCGGTTTTTTCAGGGAGATCCGTGCGGCGGGCGTCAACCGGCTGTCGCTGGGGCTTCAGTCGGCGGACGACGGGGAGCTGCGGCTGCTGGGCCGCCGGCACACGGCGGAACAGGCGGAAAAATGCATTGCGGAGGCGCGGTCCGCGGGCTTTGAGAATCTTTCGCTCGACCTGATGCTGGCGGTACAGGGCCAGACGGAAAAAAGCCTGCGCGCTTCGGCGGAATTCTGCGCGAGGGCGGGCGCGTCCCATGTTTCGGCTTATCTATTGAAAGTGGAGCCGGGCACGGCCTATTTCAAAAACCGGGAAAGCCTGCGCCTGCCGGACGAAGACGGGGCGGCTTCCCTGTATCTTTCCGCCTGCGAAGAGCTGGAGCGGCATGGATTTCGTCAATATGAAATCTCGAATTTCGCGAAAAATGGATTTCAGAGCCGGCACAATCTGAAATACTGGCGTGACGAGGAATATCTGGGCTTCGGCCCAGCGGCGCATTCGTTTCTGGACGGACGCCGCTATTCCAATCGAAGAAGTATCGGCGCGTTCCTGCGCGGCGAGCCGGCTGCTTCCGAGGGGGATGGAGGCGGATTTGAGGAGTTCGCAATGTTGGCGCTGCGCCTGGCCGAAGGCCTGACCGACGCGCGCTGCCTGAAAAGGTTCGGGCACCCGGTTCCTGAGCGGATGAAATCGGCGGCGAAACGCTACGAGGCCGCCGGACTGACCGTCTGCACGGAAGATGGCTTCCGTTTCACTCCGCGCGGATTCCTGGTCTCGAACGCGCTGACGGCGGGAATCCTCTATGCCCCACAGGGAAAAGGAACGGGCCGTCCGGGATGA
- the lepA gene encoding translation elongation factor 4 produces the protein MAIPRDRIRNFCIIAHIDHGKSTLADRILEQTKSVALRDMEDQILDDMDLERERGITIKAHAVTLVYNAQDGQDYVFNLIDTPGHVDFNYEVSRSLAACEGAVLVVDASQGIEAQTLANTYLAVDAGLEIVPVINKIDLPSARPEEVRKEIEDVIGIPADEAPCVSAKMGTNIQAVMEQIVKNVPPPLGDEDAPLRALIFDSYYDPYKGVVVHVRVKDGQVRPGDVIRMMSVGSEFTVVECGYMRATRFEPSECLKAGEVGVISASIKAVREARVGDTVTLADRPAKEPLPGYHPVQPMVFCGIYPADGAKYPDLRDALEKLQLNDAALSFEPETSAALGFGFRCGFLGLLHMEIIQERLEREYDLDLITTAPSVVYHILKTDGEMISIDNPTNYPDPALIAEAQEPITDSHIYTPKEYVGNIMDLCQERRGTFIDMKYVDADRVDIHYELPLNEIIYDFFDALKSRTRGYASFDYELKGYQKSKLVKLDIMLNGETVDALSFIIHEEKAYARARKMAEKLKDKIPRQLFEVPIQACIGGRIIARETVKALRKDVLAKCYGGDISRKKKLLEKQKEGKKRMRQLGTVEVPQEAFMSVLKLDE, from the coding sequence TTGGCAATACCACGCGACAGAATCCGCAATTTCTGCATTATCGCACATATCGATCACGGAAAAAGCACGCTGGCGGACCGCATTCTGGAACAGACGAAGTCCGTCGCGCTGCGCGACATGGAGGACCAGATTCTGGACGATATGGACCTGGAGCGTGAGCGGGGCATCACGATCAAGGCGCACGCCGTCACGCTGGTTTATAACGCGCAGGACGGGCAGGACTATGTTTTCAATCTGATCGACACGCCCGGCCACGTCGATTTCAATTACGAGGTCTCGCGCTCGCTCGCCGCGTGCGAGGGCGCCGTGCTTGTCGTGGACGCCTCCCAGGGTATCGAGGCCCAGACGCTGGCGAACACCTACCTCGCGGTGGACGCGGGTCTGGAAATTGTCCCCGTCATCAACAAGATCGACCTTCCCTCCGCGCGCCCGGAGGAGGTCCGGAAGGAGATCGAGGACGTGATCGGCATCCCCGCCGACGAGGCGCCCTGCGTCTCCGCGAAAATGGGGACGAACATTCAGGCGGTCATGGAGCAGATCGTCAAAAACGTGCCGCCGCCGCTGGGGGACGAGGACGCTCCGTTAAGGGCGCTGATCTTCGACTCTTACTACGACCCGTATAAAGGCGTGGTCGTGCATGTGCGCGTCAAGGACGGCCAGGTCCGGCCCGGCGACGTCATCCGCATGATGTCCGTCGGCAGCGAGTTCACCGTGGTGGAGTGCGGGTATATGCGCGCGACCCGCTTTGAACCCAGCGAATGCCTGAAGGCCGGGGAGGTCGGGGTGATTTCCGCTTCGATCAAGGCGGTGCGGGAGGCGCGCGTCGGGGACACCGTCACGCTGGCGGACCGCCCCGCAAAGGAGCCGCTGCCCGGGTATCACCCGGTGCAGCCGATGGTGTTCTGCGGCATCTACCCTGCGGACGGCGCCAAGTACCCGGACCTGCGCGACGCGCTCGAAAAGCTCCAGCTCAACGACGCGGCGCTCTCCTTTGAGCCGGAAACCTCCGCCGCGCTGGGATTCGGCTTCCGCTGCGGCTTTCTTGGCCTGCTGCACATGGAGATCATCCAGGAACGGCTGGAGCGCGAATACGATCTCGATCTGATCACAACCGCGCCGAGCGTGGTCTATCATATCCTCAAAACGGACGGCGAGATGATCTCCATTGACAACCCGACCAATTACCCGGACCCCGCGCTGATCGCGGAGGCGCAGGAGCCGATCACCGACTCGCATATCTACACGCCGAAGGAGTATGTCGGCAATATCATGGACCTGTGCCAGGAGCGCAGGGGGACTTTCATCGACATGAAATATGTGGACGCCGACCGCGTCGATATCCACTACGAGCTGCCGCTCAACGAGATCATCTACGATTTCTTCGACGCGCTGAAAAGCCGCACCCGCGGCTACGCATCGTTCGACTACGAGCTGAAAGGCTACCAGAAGAGCAAGCTGGTCAAGCTGGACATCATGCTCAACGGCGAGACCGTCGACGCGCTTTCCTTTATTATTCATGAGGAAAAGGCATATGCCCGCGCCCGCAAGATGGCCGAAAAACTGAAGGACAAGATTCCGCGCCAGCTTTTTGAAGTGCCGATCCAGGCGTGCATCGGCGGGCGGATCATCGCGCGCGAAACCGTCAAGGCGCTTCGCAAGGACGTTCTGGCCAAGTGCTACGGCGGCGACATTTCGCGCAAAAAGAAGCTGCTTGAAAAGCAGAAGGAAGGTAAGAAGCGCATGCGGCAGCTCGGCACGGTGGAAGTGCCGCAGGAGGCGTTCATGAGCGTGCTGAAATTGGATGAGTGA